The proteins below are encoded in one region of Halocatena salina:
- a CDS encoding TM1812 family CRISPR-associated protein, producing MNEETLLVSSMGTGGKDGYSETDYALDDDSYSTEFSPVALSELVEVDRALVARTEEAADEYDEELEQAFGEVNVPCEFEDISDVENREEIDALMQRLIEMIRERDPDRVVLDITYGFRTLPMVFFTTIMHLDALDDIELARIYYGKFQGKNEESPIIDMTYLHTLMEWYHAVNTFKRTGELRPIHALLEERKGKLYKGSDKINPTNLDDFVSGLGGTSQNLDGGLPLKAGTAARSTLNEIETIEDGQLIGPEERFLNPLSDLLERTAVEGSSRNWNEISLDFDEIHRQREIIRFYVKKGQYRVALECARELFINRVILEERADLDNWLDDNGIRDTVTEQLGKQREKQKNTDMEIAAISLWNQLGNYRNWYAHSGFKTEDKPTDTKIESTLSELCEKIDDDEYWSEII from the coding sequence ATGAATGAGGAAACACTCCTCGTCTCTAGTATGGGGACAGGAGGCAAAGACGGGTATTCTGAGACCGATTACGCGCTTGATGATGACAGTTATTCAACAGAATTCAGCCCGGTCGCACTCTCTGAACTGGTGGAGGTCGATCGTGCACTCGTTGCGAGGACTGAGGAAGCGGCAGATGAGTACGACGAGGAACTGGAACAAGCGTTTGGAGAGGTGAATGTTCCATGCGAATTCGAAGATATATCAGATGTAGAAAATAGAGAAGAAATTGATGCGCTCATGCAAAGATTGATCGAAATGATTCGGGAGCGCGATCCAGATCGAGTGGTACTTGACATCACGTATGGATTCCGCACGCTCCCGATGGTGTTTTTCACGACGATTATGCATCTCGACGCGCTCGATGACATTGAACTCGCCCGGATCTACTACGGGAAGTTTCAGGGTAAAAACGAGGAGTCACCGATTATTGATATGACATATCTCCATACGCTGATGGAGTGGTATCATGCGGTGAATACGTTTAAACGAACGGGGGAGCTTCGACCGATCCATGCGCTTCTTGAAGAGCGTAAAGGGAAACTATATAAAGGTAGTGATAAAATTAATCCAACGAATCTTGACGATTTTGTGAGTGGACTTGGTGGGACTAGTCAGAATCTTGATGGTGGCCTACCGCTCAAGGCTGGAACTGCAGCTCGATCCACTCTCAATGAGATAGAAACGATTGAGGATGGCCAACTTATCGGTCCTGAAGAACGCTTTCTCAACCCGCTTTCAGATTTACTCGAAAGAACCGCTGTCGAGGGGAGTTCTCGAAACTGGAACGAAATATCGCTTGATTTTGATGAGATCCATCGTCAGAGGGAGATCATTAGATTTTATGTCAAGAAAGGCCAATATCGGGTGGCGCTTGAGTGTGCAAGGGAGCTGTTCATCAATCGGGTCATACTGGAAGAAAGAGCAGATCTTGATAACTGGCTCGATGATAACGGGATTCGAGACACTGTAACTGAACAGCTTGGTAAGCAACGCGAAAAGCAAAAGAACACCGACATGGAGATCGCTGCGATCTCGCTCTGGAATCAACTCGGAAATTATCGGAACTGGTACGCCCACTCCGGATTCAAAACGGAGGACAAACCTACGGACACTAAAATCGAGAGCACTCTCTCCGAACTCTGCGAAAAGATCGATGACGATGAATACTGGTCGGAAATCATATGA
- the cas6 gene encoding CRISPR-associated endoribonuclease Cas6, translated as MRCLVKLRSTQRQSYTSAYHIKLQGLLYRILAEAGYEFVHEENPFKFVTFSNIFPPTDMSEGDRRTWLVASPHEHLIRKFSETIREYDTVSVGEQRYVVEYTSEFEITPEEHATVETGTPIVVRIPESRCESYGIDAEYDDVYWRLEHPEEAFQNEIERNLATKYRQYYDRDPPERPYFTDLIPKKEVAIPLHYDDEVVQTIATTWELQYDCHTRAEHRLMRLAYSAGLGELNTTGFGFINDA; from the coding sequence ATGCGTTGTCTCGTGAAGCTGCGATCGACTCAACGACAATCGTACACCTCTGCCTACCATATTAAACTCCAAGGCCTTCTATACCGGATTCTCGCGGAAGCAGGATACGAGTTCGTCCATGAAGAGAATCCATTCAAATTCGTAACCTTTTCGAACATCTTCCCACCGACAGACATGAGCGAGGGCGATCGACGAACGTGGCTCGTCGCCAGCCCCCACGAGCATCTCATCCGGAAGTTCTCAGAGACCATCAGGGAGTACGACACCGTTTCGGTCGGTGAGCAACGGTACGTCGTCGAGTACACCTCGGAGTTCGAGATCACGCCTGAAGAGCACGCTACCGTCGAAACCGGCACGCCGATCGTGGTTCGGATCCCGGAAAGCCGGTGTGAATCGTACGGGATCGACGCAGAGTACGACGATGTGTACTGGCGATTGGAGCATCCCGAGGAGGCGTTCCAAAACGAGATCGAGCGGAATCTCGCCACGAAATATCGACAGTACTACGACCGTGATCCCCCAGAACGTCCGTACTTCACCGATCTAATCCCGAAAAAGGAAGTGGCTATTCCATTACACTATGATGATGAGGTGGTGCAGACGATCGCAACGACGTGGGAGTTACAGTACGACTGTCACACCCGTGCCGAACACCGGTTGATGCGCCTCGCGTACAGCGCCGGACTCGGTGAGCTGAACACGACCGGGTTCGGGTTCATCAACGACGCGTGA
- a CDS encoding CDC48 family AAA ATPase, with amino-acid sequence MNEVQLEVAKAYPNDSGRGIARLDPDTLLHLKLSPGDIIEIEGSDTTAAKVWRADRQDWNTDTVRIDGFTRQNADVGIGERVKIRKAEANKAEQLVLAPPEEASVQFGSDAAGMVKRQIMKRPVAQRDIVPVMSSTNHPFMRSPGQAIPLIAVETEPEGVVLITEDTDVELREEPISGFESRGAGITYEDIGGLRNEIQRVREMVELPMKHPQIFKKLGIEPPQGVLLHGPPGTGKTLLAKAVANETSASFFSIAGPEIISKYYGESEQQLREIFEDASEESPAIIFIDELDSIAPKREDVTGEVERRVVAQLLTMMDGLESRGQVIVIGATNRVDSVDPALRRPGRFDREIEIGVPDESGREEILQIHTRGMPLSDDVNLSTLADETHGFVGADIESLTKEAAMKALRRYLPEIDLDEEDIPPSLIDRMIIKRGDFQGALNEVDPSAMREVLVELPKITWDDVGGLNDPKSQVQESIEWPMNSPERFERLGISPPSGVLLYGPPGTGKTLMAKAVANETNANFISVRGPQLLSKWVGESEKAIRQTFRKGRQVSPTVIFFDELDSLAPNRGGEVGTNVSERVVNQLLTELDGLEQMEEVMVIAATNRPDMIDPALIRSGRFDRLVYIGEPELEGRKQIFQIHTDDTPLAPDVSLRELAELTNGYVGSDIESICREAAIEALRDDPETEDVEMRHFRKAMESVRPTITDDIRGYYEQIEDRFRGGQDMVEQQGERIGFQ; translated from the coding sequence ATGAATGAAGTCCAACTGGAGGTGGCAAAGGCGTACCCGAATGATTCGGGACGTGGGATCGCTCGTCTCGACCCGGACACACTGCTTCATTTGAAGCTGAGTCCGGGCGACATCATCGAAATAGAGGGCAGCGATACGACCGCCGCAAAGGTGTGGCGGGCAGACCGGCAAGACTGGAACACCGATACGGTTCGTATCGACGGATTCACTCGACAGAACGCCGATGTTGGGATCGGTGAGCGGGTAAAGATCCGGAAAGCAGAAGCGAACAAGGCCGAGCAGTTGGTCCTCGCGCCGCCGGAGGAAGCGAGCGTGCAGTTCGGCAGCGATGCGGCCGGGATGGTAAAACGCCAGATCATGAAGCGACCGGTCGCCCAGCGAGACATCGTGCCCGTGATGTCGAGTACGAACCATCCGTTTATGCGCTCGCCGGGTCAGGCCATACCCTTGATCGCCGTCGAAACCGAGCCCGAGGGCGTGGTGCTCATCACCGAGGATACGGACGTCGAACTCCGTGAAGAGCCGATCTCGGGGTTCGAAAGCCGCGGTGCTGGAATCACCTACGAGGACATCGGCGGACTCCGAAACGAAATCCAGCGGGTCCGAGAGATGGTCGAGCTTCCGATGAAGCACCCACAGATCTTCAAAAAGCTCGGCATTGAGCCGCCACAGGGAGTACTCCTCCACGGGCCTCCCGGAACGGGGAAAACGCTGCTTGCAAAAGCCGTTGCGAACGAGACCTCCGCGAGTTTCTTCTCCATCGCCGGTCCGGAAATCATCTCGAAATACTACGGCGAGTCCGAACAGCAACTTCGGGAGATCTTCGAGGACGCGAGCGAGGAGTCTCCGGCCATCATCTTCATCGATGAGCTCGACTCGATCGCTCCCAAACGGGAGGACGTCACCGGCGAGGTCGAGCGCAGGGTCGTCGCCCAGCTGTTGACGATGATGGATGGGTTGGAATCGCGCGGGCAGGTCATCGTCATCGGCGCGACCAACCGCGTCGACAGCGTCGATCCGGCGCTTCGCCGCCCCGGTCGGTTCGATCGGGAGATCGAGATCGGGGTGCCCGACGAATCCGGACGGGAAGAGATCCTACAGATCCACACCCGTGGGATGCCGCTTTCGGACGACGTGAACCTCAGCACGCTCGCCGACGAGACCCACGGATTCGTCGGAGCTGATATCGAATCGCTCACGAAAGAGGCCGCCATGAAGGCGCTCCGGCGGTACCTTCCCGAGATCGATCTCGATGAGGAGGATATCCCGCCGAGTCTCATCGATCGGATGATCATCAAGCGCGGTGATTTCCAAGGCGCGCTCAACGAGGTCGATCCCAGCGCGATGCGGGAGGTGCTTGTGGAACTCCCGAAGATCACGTGGGACGACGTGGGCGGACTGAACGATCCGAAAAGTCAGGTCCAAGAGTCGATCGAATGGCCCATGAACAGCCCCGAACGGTTCGAACGGCTCGGTATTTCCCCGCCGTCGGGGGTGTTGCTGTACGGGCCACCCGGTACCGGTAAGACGCTCATGGCCAAGGCGGTGGCAAACGAGACGAACGCCAACTTCATCAGCGTTCGCGGGCCACAGCTCCTCTCGAAGTGGGTCGGTGAATCGGAGAAGGCGATCCGCCAAACGTTCCGGAAAGGGCGGCAGGTCTCGCCGACGGTCATCTTCTTCGACGAACTCGACAGTCTCGCGCCCAACCGCGGGGGAGAGGTCGGCACCAACGTTTCCGAGCGCGTGGTCAACCAACTGCTGACCGAACTCGATGGACTCGAACAGATGGAAGAAGTGATGGTCATCGCTGCGACCAACCGGCCGGATATGATCGATCCCGCGCTCATCCGTTCGGGCCGGTTCGATCGGCTGGTCTACATCGGCGAGCCAGAACTCGAAGGCAGAAAGCAAATCTTCCAGATTCATACCGACGACACGCCGCTTGCCCCCGACGTGAGCCTCCGAGAGCTCGCGGAACTCACGAACGGGTACGTCGGCAGCGACATCGAGAGCATCTGTCGGGAGGCCGCCATCGAAGCGCTTCGGGACGATCCCGAAACTGAAGACGTCGAGATGCGCCACTTCCGCAAGGCGATGGAGTCGGTGCGGCCGACGATCACCGACGACATCCGCGGGTATTACGAACAGATCGAAGACCGGTTCCGGGGCGGTCAGGATATGGTCGAACAACAGGGCGAGCGGATCGGCTTCCAGTGA
- the larC gene encoding nickel pincer cofactor biosynthesis protein LarC: MQTLAFDGRMGASGDMIVGALLAVGADRDLLTRVEHALAVEYDVGATTKNGIRSTRVVVGRTATEHDAGDDHSHDHAPDHDHEHEHDHDHEHANDHVHEHDHEHEHANDHVHEHEHAEGGGPLRTYPEVTEIVESMELPSSVEATATAIFRRLGEAEASVHGTSLEATHFHEVGADDAIADIVGAALLFDDLGVERVVTTPLSTGGGEVSMSHGTYPVPTPAVATIAEQADWALCGGPVDSELLTPTGAAILAEVADGVETLPTLDIERSGYGAGSHEFLEHPNVLRALVGRSRGRLIRDDIRVLETNLDDATPELLGGLQESLSDAGARDVSILPATMKKSRPGHLVKVITKPEDAERVARRLAEETGTLGVRETGVDHRFIADRSFETATVEIEGTTYDVSVKIARDSDGVVYDVSAEYDDAAAVASETGHPTRDVLRRAEDAIETDRTAR; the protein is encoded by the coding sequence ATGCAGACGCTCGCGTTCGACGGTCGGATGGGTGCCAGCGGCGATATGATTGTGGGTGCGCTGTTGGCCGTAGGAGCTGACCGCGATCTGCTCACGCGCGTCGAACACGCGCTTGCAGTCGAATACGATGTTGGAGCGACGACGAAAAACGGAATCCGATCGACGCGCGTTGTCGTCGGACGGACGGCCACTGAGCACGACGCTGGGGACGACCACAGTCACGATCACGCCCCCGATCACGATCACGAGCATGAGCACGATCATGACCATGAGCACGCCAACGATCACGTGCATGAGCACGATCACGAGCATGAGCACGCCAACGATCACGTGCATGAGCATGAGCACGCCGAGGGAGGCGGTCCGTTGCGGACCTATCCGGAGGTGACCGAGATCGTCGAATCGATGGAGCTACCGTCGTCGGTCGAGGCGACTGCGACGGCGATCTTCCGGCGACTCGGGGAGGCGGAGGCGTCGGTTCACGGCACGTCGCTCGAAGCAACCCATTTCCACGAAGTCGGCGCTGACGACGCGATCGCGGACATCGTGGGGGCAGCGCTCCTGTTCGACGATCTCGGGGTCGAGCGCGTCGTGACGACACCGCTGTCAACCGGCGGGGGGGAGGTCTCGATGAGTCACGGTACGTATCCCGTTCCCACACCGGCAGTCGCCACTATCGCCGAACAGGCCGACTGGGCGCTGTGTGGCGGGCCTGTCGACAGTGAACTGCTCACACCGACGGGAGCTGCCATCCTCGCGGAGGTCGCCGACGGCGTCGAGACGCTTCCGACGCTCGATATCGAACGGTCGGGATACGGCGCTGGGAGTCACGAGTTTCTCGAACATCCGAACGTGCTTCGTGCGCTCGTCGGCCGATCGCGTGGGAGGCTGATCCGAGATGATATCCGGGTACTCGAAACGAACCTCGATGACGCCACGCCCGAACTGCTCGGGGGGCTACAGGAGTCGCTTTCGGACGCTGGCGCGCGCGACGTTTCGATCCTTCCAGCCACGATGAAGAAATCCCGTCCCGGCCATCTCGTGAAGGTTATCACCAAACCCGAGGACGCCGAACGCGTCGCTCGGCGGCTGGCCGAAGAGACGGGAACGCTCGGCGTTCGAGAAACCGGTGTCGATCACCGGTTCATCGCGGACCGCTCGTTCGAAACGGCCACCGTGGAGATCGAGGGCACGACGTACGACGTGTCGGTCAAGATCGCACGCGATAGCGACGGAGTGGTGTACGACGTGAGCGCGGAGTACGACGACGCGGCAGCGGTTGCGTCGGAAACGGGACACCCAACGCGGGACGTTCTCAGACGGGCGGAAGACGCGATCGAAACGGACCGTACCGCGAGGTGA
- the radB gene encoding DNA repair and recombination protein RadB gives MSSTPITTGCSAIDDLLGGGLGRGAITQLYGPPASGKTNLALSATIETAAAGERVLYIDTEDLSIDRLEQLAYARLDRSSREADGRTETESGPDIGDLTSRVIISEALEFQEQEEAVKDAEEIAQTVDLIVLDSATGFYRLERTEREDGDALRAVARQVTHLLSLARRYDLAVLITNQVFTDPDTEQAQPLGGHTLMHWSGTVIRLERFRGGNRRALLEKHRSKSTGERTRFRITDTGIAATETP, from the coding sequence GTGAGTTCTACCCCCATCACGACCGGCTGCTCTGCCATCGACGATCTGCTCGGTGGTGGTCTCGGCCGCGGTGCGATCACACAGCTGTACGGTCCGCCTGCCTCGGGGAAGACGAATCTCGCGCTTTCGGCGACGATCGAAACGGCAGCTGCGGGGGAACGCGTCCTGTATATCGACACCGAGGATCTTTCGATCGATCGGCTCGAACAGCTGGCATACGCGCGACTGGATCGCTCCTCGCGCGAAGCTGACGGTCGGACGGAAACGGAATCCGGCCCCGACATCGGTGATCTGACATCACGCGTGATCATTAGCGAAGCTCTCGAGTTTCAAGAACAGGAAGAGGCCGTCAAGGACGCCGAAGAGATCGCTCAAACGGTCGATCTCATCGTACTCGACAGCGCCACCGGCTTCTACCGCCTCGAACGCACCGAACGCGAAGACGGCGACGCGCTTCGAGCAGTCGCCCGGCAGGTCACACATCTGCTGTCGCTCGCCCGCCGGTACGATCTCGCAGTCCTCATCACCAATCAGGTGTTCACCGACCCCGATACGGAACAGGCACAACCGCTCGGCGGACACACACTCATGCACTGGTCTGGTACCGTCATCCGTCTCGAGCGGTTTCGGGGTGGCAACAGACGGGCACTGCTCGAAAAGCACCGATCGAAATCCACCGGCGAGCGCACACGGTTCCGAATCACTGACACGGGGATCGCTGCCACCGAAACACCGTGA
- a CDS encoding helix-turn-helix domain-containing protein, translating to MADSRADLARRMAGEVVLSDDPGTTLRKWRDDFGVSQTALAQQLDVSPSVVSDYESGRRQSPGIAVVRRIIEALLDIDEASGGEHIHRYTRVLSAGFEGDVVHDLREYPTPTSIEEFHDTVEATELVDGDRTTIAGHTVIDSIEAITRLSSEGFYRLYGQSTNRVLVFTNVTRGESPLVALRVVSPTPTAVVLHGLTSEELWDHATALAAVDGYSLAVTALELDEMLERLRISP from the coding sequence ATGGCTGATTCGCGTGCGGATCTGGCCCGACGGATGGCCGGAGAGGTCGTTCTGAGCGACGATCCAGGAACCACGCTTCGCAAGTGGCGCGATGACTTTGGCGTCTCCCAAACCGCGCTCGCACAACAGCTCGATGTCTCGCCGTCCGTCGTATCCGATTACGAGAGCGGCCGTCGACAAAGCCCCGGCATCGCGGTCGTTCGACGCATCATTGAGGCGTTGCTCGACATCGACGAGGCGAGCGGCGGCGAACACATCCACCGATACACTCGCGTGCTTTCGGCCGGGTTCGAAGGCGACGTGGTCCACGACTTGCGAGAGTATCCGACACCGACGTCGATCGAAGAGTTTCACGACACCGTCGAGGCCACGGAGCTAGTCGACGGTGACAGAACGACGATCGCTGGCCACACCGTCATCGACTCCATCGAAGCCATTACACGGCTCTCCAGCGAGGGATTCTACCGGCTGTACGGCCAATCGACCAACCGCGTTCTCGTCTTCACCAACGTTACGCGGGGAGAATCCCCACTCGTCGCGTTGCGCGTCGTTTCACCGACGCCGACTGCCGTGGTTCTCCACGGACTTACGTCCGAGGAACTGTGGGACCACGCGACCGCACTGGCTGCCGTTGACGGCTACTCGCTCGCGGTGACAGCGCTCGAACTGGACGAAATGCTCGAACGGCTCCGAATATCGCCGTGA